In Burkholderiales bacterium, the following proteins share a genomic window:
- a CDS encoding NAD(P)/FAD-dependent oxidoreductase has translation MHYDLIVIGSGPGGYRSAMLAAHHGLKVGIVEKGEWGGCGLNRGCLPKNDWHHTAKLIAAARGFARRGIQGSLSIDLAGAWEHQKKLTRAVRETYIGQMKRLGIDGFAATASFVDPHTISLDGRDRLTARHFVIATGSTPYVPKPFFITEQRVLTTDELFSQPPPPGRRVAIVGSGAVATEFAFILSMLGREVVWVAQNKPLVNSRFSAEALQQLYDRLRRHGIEARVGARPEAVEMPPEGVRLILEGGNDSVVADWVLLGTGRRPHTSGLALDAAGVSTDSKGFIKTNEFLESSQPHIYAVGDVVNPRMSANQALADAAVAVANILSPRSRTQDRRAVPEVIHSALELGRIGHTVGNGEGTMTATSAFAVNVRAMSEDDGDGFVRLIVDARTGALTGAEVVGAEAAELIHLLAGRLHEPNALRAFATTFYGYPTRAESIYQAAQSLMAQLKAADCSGREANSPRE, from the coding sequence ATGCACTACGACCTGATCGTGATCGGCTCCGGGCCGGGGGGATACCGGTCCGCCATGCTCGCCGCCCATCACGGCCTCAAGGTCGGTATCGTGGAAAAAGGGGAATGGGGCGGTTGCGGCCTCAACCGCGGCTGTCTGCCCAAAAACGACTGGCACCACACCGCCAAACTCATCGCCGCCGCCCGCGGCTTCGCCCGCCGGGGCATTCAGGGCTCCCTCTCCATCGATCTCGCCGGCGCCTGGGAGCACCAGAAAAAACTCACCCGCGCCGTGCGCGAAACCTACATCGGCCAGATGAAGCGGCTGGGCATCGACGGCTTCGCCGCCACCGCCTCCTTCGTCGATCCCCACACCATCAGCCTGGATGGGCGCGACCGCCTCACCGCGCGTCATTTCGTCATCGCCACCGGTTCCACCCCTTACGTTCCCAAACCCTTCTTCATCACCGAACAGCGGGTGCTCACCACAGACGAACTCTTCAGCCAGCCTCCGCCGCCGGGGCGCCGGGTGGCCATCGTCGGTTCCGGGGCGGTGGCCACCGAATTCGCCTTCATCCTCAGCATGCTGGGCCGCGAAGTGGTGTGGGTGGCGCAGAACAAGCCCCTCGTCAACTCTCGTTTTTCCGCCGAAGCCCTGCAGCAGCTCTACGATCGTCTGCGGCGACACGGCATTGAAGCCCGGGTGGGGGCACGACCGGAAGCGGTGGAGATGCCTCCGGAAGGTGTGCGGCTGATCCTGGAGGGGGGTAACGATTCCGTGGTGGCGGACTGGGTGCTGCTGGGCACCGGGCGCCGTCCCCACACCTCGGGACTGGCGCTGGATGCCGCCGGTGTCAGCACCGACAGCAAGGGTTTCATCAAGACCAACGAGTTCCTCGAAAGCTCGCAGCCCCACATCTATGCCGTCGGCGATGTGGTCAATCCCCGGATGAGTGCCAATCAGGCCCTGGCCGATGCGGCAGTGGCCGTTGCCAACATCTTAAGCCCCCGCTCGCGGACCCAGGATCGGCGCGCCGTGCCGGAGGTGATTCATTCGGCCCTGGAGCTGGGGCGCATCGGCCATACCGTGGGGAATGGAGAGGGTACGATGACTGCCACTTCCGCCTTTGCCGTCAACGTGCGGGCCATGAGCGAGGATGATGGCGACGGCTTCGTGCGTCTCATCGTCGATGCGAGGACGGGTGCCCTGACCGGCGCCGAGGTGGTGGGGGCGGAGGCGGCAGAACTCATTCACCTGCTGGCCGGCCGCTTGCACGAGCCCAATGCCCTGCGCGCTTTCGCCACCACCTTCTATGGCTACCCGACGCGGGCGGAGAGCATCTACCAGGCGGCGCAAAGCCTCATGGCCCAGCTCAAGGCGGCGGATTGCAGCGGCCGCGAGGCCAACTCCCCCCGGGAATAA
- a CDS encoding nuclear transport factor 2 family protein, giving the protein MRHTLPLVFFGVFSLTAHAGPADDARAHFEAIGAGQVETLMAHYAPEATFQWVGGPLDGAYRGVEPIREVWSKFVKNGPYAVRVAQVEESANDKGATVTANVEFSGKNTVKVRYVLVFRGGKVVNEVWQIDPRLSFGSGYKPY; this is encoded by the coding sequence ATGAGACACACCCTTCCTCTCGTTTTCTTTGGCGTCTTTTCGCTTACCGCCCACGCCGGGCCGGCGGATGATGCGCGCGCCCACTTCGAGGCCATTGGAGCCGGCCAAGTGGAGACCCTCATGGCCCACTACGCGCCGGAGGCCACTTTCCAGTGGGTGGGCGGTCCCCTGGACGGCGCCTACAGGGGCGTTGAGCCCATCCGCGAGGTCTGGTCCAAATTCGTGAAAAACGGGCCCTACGCGGTGCGGGTTGCCCAGGTGGAGGAATCGGCCAATGACAAAGGGGCGACCGTCACCGCCAATGTAGAGTTTTCCGGCAAGAATACGGTCAAGGTGCGCTACGTCCTCGTCTTCCGGGGCGGTAAGGTGGTCAACGAAGTATGGCAGATCGATCCGCGGCTCAGTTTCGGCAGCGGCTACAAGCCCTATTGA
- a CDS encoding RNA polymerase sigma factor, translated as MELGARLAEHIPRLRRYARALTGDAARADDLVQDTLERALRKLALWRPGSDLRAWLFTLMHNVYMNQVAAGRYPLEEWNGEASEGPQPGIPPASPQEEALRLRDLARGLARLPPEQREVLLLVGLEGLRYEEVAKILGIPTGTVMSRLSRARQRLQSLMEGERGLNLRRVK; from the coding sequence GTGGAGCTTGGCGCGCGCCTCGCGGAACACATCCCCCGTCTGCGCCGCTATGCGCGGGCGCTCACGGGGGATGCGGCGCGCGCGGACGATCTGGTGCAGGACACCCTGGAGCGGGCGCTGCGTAAACTCGCCCTCTGGCGCCCCGGCTCTGATCTGCGGGCGTGGTTGTTCACCCTCATGCACAACGTGTACATGAACCAGGTGGCAGCCGGCCGGTATCCCCTTGAGGAGTGGAATGGGGAGGCCAGCGAAGGGCCGCAGCCCGGCATCCCTCCCGCAAGCCCCCAGGAGGAAGCGCTGAGACTGCGGGATCTTGCCCGGGGTCTGGCGCGTCTTCCCCCGGAGCAGAGGGAGGTGCTGCTGCTGGTGGGCCTGGAAGGGCTGCGCTACGAGGAGGTGGCGAAAATTCTTGGCATACCCACGGGCACGGTGATGTCCCGCCTGAGCCGGGCACGGCAGCGGTTGCAAAGTCTCATGGAAGGCGAGCGCGGGTTGAACTTGCGCCGCGTCAAGTGA
- a CDS encoding anti-sigma factor has product MDDISEADLHAYVDGELDRHRRREVEAHLARHPEAARRVATWQAQKEGLHALFDGVLAEPLPPALEFACRRNREKRLWGAIAAGLWLALGVLVGWFARGESPTPSLASLPQEAAVAHVVYAPEVMHPVEVGAAEEAHLEKWLSRRLNTPLKVPDLTATGFKLLGGRLLPATEGPAAQFMYQDAQGRRLTLYVRVLAAAAKETAFRYDHRDGVGVFYWVDGGLGFALSGELERPQLLAVAEAVYKQLD; this is encoded by the coding sequence ATGGACGACATCAGCGAAGCGGATCTGCACGCCTACGTGGATGGGGAGCTCGATCGGCACCGGCGCCGCGAGGTGGAAGCCCATCTCGCCCGCCACCCGGAGGCCGCCCGCCGCGTGGCCACCTGGCAGGCCCAGAAAGAAGGGTTGCACGCCCTCTTCGATGGCGTGTTGGCGGAACCCCTGCCCCCCGCCCTGGAGTTCGCTTGCCGCAGGAACAGGGAAAAGCGACTTTGGGGGGCGATCGCTGCGGGCCTGTGGCTTGCGCTGGGTGTCCTTGTCGGCTGGTTTGCCCGGGGCGAAAGCCCCACGCCAAGCCTGGCAAGCCTCCCCCAGGAGGCCGCCGTGGCCCACGTGGTGTATGCGCCGGAGGTCATGCATCCGGTGGAAGTAGGCGCCGCGGAAGAGGCGCATCTTGAGAAATGGCTCTCCCGGCGCCTCAACACCCCCCTCAAGGTGCCCGATCTCACCGCCACCGGCTTCAAGCTTTTGGGCGGGCGGCTGCTGCCGGCGACGGAAGGACCGGCGGCCCAGTTCATGTACCAGGATGCGCAGGGCAGACGCCTGACCCTCTATGTGCGGGTGCTGGCGGCCGCGGCCAAGGAGACGGCCTTCCGCTACGATCATCGGGATGGCGTCGGTGTCTTCTACTGGGTGGATGGGGGTCTGGGCTTCGCCCTCTCGGGGGAACTGGAGCGGCCCCAGCTGCTCGCGGTCGCCGAGGCCGTCTACAAGCAACTCGATTGA
- the msrP gene encoding protein-methionine-sulfoxide reductase catalytic subunit MsrP: protein MGHDIPPSEITPPDVFRNRRRFLLAGAATLAGLATSAQARLAARPSSYSTTEPLTPYREVTTYNNFYEFGTGKEDPAARAHTLITRPWTVSVEGLVHKPRIWDVEALLRFPLEERIYRLRCVEGWSMVIPWIGFPLARLIREAEPMGSARYVEFISLHDPRQMPGQRLPLLDWPYREGLRLDEALHPLTLLAVGLYGELLPNQNGAPIRLVVPWKYGFKSAKSIVRIRLQEHQPVTTWMRAAPDEYGFYSNVNPAVDHPRWSQARERRIGEFHKRPTLPFNGYGEQVAHLYAGMDLRKFF from the coding sequence ATGGGACACGACATTCCCCCCTCGGAAATCACCCCACCCGATGTCTTCCGCAACCGGCGCCGTTTCCTCCTCGCCGGGGCGGCGACGCTGGCCGGTCTCGCGACGTCCGCGCAGGCAAGGCTTGCCGCCCGCCCCAGCAGTTATTCGACGACGGAGCCCCTCACCCCCTATCGGGAGGTGACCACCTACAACAACTTTTATGAGTTCGGCACGGGGAAGGAGGACCCCGCCGCGCGCGCCCACACCTTGATCACCCGCCCCTGGACGGTGAGTGTGGAGGGCCTGGTGCACAAACCGCGCATCTGGGACGTGGAAGCGCTTTTGCGCTTTCCCCTGGAGGAGCGCATCTATCGGCTGCGTTGTGTCGAGGGCTGGTCCATGGTCATCCCCTGGATCGGCTTTCCCCTTGCCCGTCTCATCCGGGAAGCGGAACCCATGGGCTCCGCCCGCTATGTGGAGTTCATCAGTCTCCACGACCCGCGGCAGATGCCGGGTCAGCGTCTGCCCCTCCTCGACTGGCCATATCGCGAGGGGCTGCGCCTCGACGAGGCCCTGCATCCCCTCACCCTGCTGGCGGTGGGCCTGTACGGGGAGCTTTTGCCCAACCAGAACGGCGCGCCCATCCGCCTCGTGGTGCCGTGGAAATACGGTTTCAAGAGCGCCAAGTCCATCGTCCGCATCCGTCTTCAGGAACATCAGCCGGTCACCACTTGGATGCGTGCCGCCCCGGACGAATACGGTTTCTATTCCAATGTGAATCCGGCGGTGGATCATCCCCGCTGGAGCCAGGCGCGGGAACGGCGCATCGGGGAATTCCACAAACGGCCCACCCTCCCCTTCAACGGCTATGGGGAGCAGGTGGCCCACCTCTATGCGGGCATGGACCTGCGGAAGTTTTTCTGA
- a CDS encoding sulfoxide reductase heme-binding subunit YedZ has protein sequence MGVPASAAALVAASWFKPLVFCATLLPLARLVVLAKLDRLGANPIEFVTHSTGTWTLVWLLATLALTPLARLTGMAQWLRLRRLLGLTAFFYASLHLLTYLWWDQFFDWREIWRDVGKRPFITAGMTAYALMLPLAATSTDAMMRCLGRQWRRLHRLVYVVAAAGCLHYLWLVKKDATQPLFYSALLALLLAARLLPPRRRG, from the coding sequence ATGGGCGTGCCCGCGTCGGCAGCGGCGCTGGTCGCCGCTTCCTGGTTCAAGCCCCTGGTCTTCTGCGCCACCCTGCTGCCCCTGGCAAGGCTCGTGGTGCTCGCCAAGCTGGACCGCCTGGGAGCCAACCCCATCGAGTTCGTCACCCACTCCACCGGCACCTGGACACTGGTGTGGCTGCTGGCCACCCTCGCCCTCACGCCCCTGGCCCGGCTCACGGGTATGGCCCAGTGGCTGCGCCTGCGCCGCCTGCTGGGTCTTACGGCCTTCTTTTACGCCAGCCTCCACCTGCTCACCTATCTGTGGTGGGATCAGTTCTTCGACTGGCGGGAAATCTGGCGGGATGTGGGCAAAAGGCCCTTCATCACCGCCGGCATGACCGCCTACGCCCTGATGCTGCCCCTGGCCGCCACTTCCACGGACGCCATGATGCGTTGCCTGGGCCGCCAGTGGCGGCGGCTGCACCGCCTCGTCTATGTCGTGGCCGCGGCGGGCTGCCTCCATTACCTGTGGCTGGTGAAAAAGGACGCAACCCAACCCCTCTTCTATAGCGCGCTGCTCGCCCTGCTTCTCGCCGCGCGCCTGTTGCCCCCGCGCCGGAGGGGGTAA
- a CDS encoding histone H1-like repetitive region-containing protein → MATLEMAAASAGGSSAKPAAKKPAAKKAAAKKPAAKKATAKKPAAKKAAAKKPAAKKPAVKKAAAKKPAAKKAAAKKPAAKKPAAKKAAAKKPAAKKAAAKKPAAKKAAAKKPAKKAAAKKPAAKKAAAKKPAAKKAVAKKPAAKKAAAKKPAAKKAVAKKPAAKKPAAKKPAAKKAAPKPAAPAPAPAAAPAAPIAPVIPKPMATVASLLK, encoded by the coding sequence ATGGCAACACTGGAAATGGCCGCGGCGTCAGCGGGTGGTTCGTCTGCCAAGCCTGCGGCCAAGAAACCCGCCGCCAAGAAAGCGGCAGCCAAGAAACCCGCAGCGAAGAAGGCGACCGCCAAGAAGCCCGCAGCCAAGAAAGCTGCTGCCAAGAAACCGGCCGCCAAGAAACCTGCGGTGAAGAAGGCCGCCGCGAAGAAACCCGCCGCCAAGAAAGCGGCTGCCAAGAAACCGGCCGCGAAGAAGCCAGCGGCGAAGAAGGCGGCTGCCAAGAAACCGGCCGCGAAGAAAGCGGCGGCGAAGAAACCCGCGGCGAAGAAGGCCGCGGCAAAGAAACCCGCCAAGAAAGCCGCGGCGAAGAAGCCGGCCGCCAAGAAAGCGGCGGCGAAGAAACCCGCGGCGAAGAAGGCGGTCGCCAAGAAGCCGGCCGCGAAGAAAGCGGCGGCGAAGAAACCCGCGGCGAAGAAGGCGGTCGCCAAGAAGCCGGCCGCCAAGAAGCCGGCGGCGAAGAAACCCGCCGCCAAGAAAGCCGCGCCGAAACCTGCAGCGCCCGCTCCGGCGCCTGCTGCGGCTCCTGCGGCGCCCATCGCTCCGGTGATCCCGAAGCCGATGGCCACGGTGGCTTCGCTGCTCAAGTAA
- the lysA gene encoding diaminopimelate decarboxylase — protein MNPFQYREEGLCVEDVPLARIAAQYGTPCYVYSRAALESAWESFEDAFAALPHLICYAVKANPNLAILDLLARRGAGFDIVSGGELQRLRAAGADPAKVVFSGVGKTEAEMRLALSCGIFCFNVESEAELDRLNAVAGTMGRRAPVSLRVNPDVDPKTHPYISTGLRENKFGIPYGQALHLYRRAAGLPHLEVRGIDCHIGSQITELGPFLDALDRVLQLVDQLAAEGIHPEHLDLGGGLGIRYRDETPPDPREYAQRVAERLAGRRLKLLLEPGRALVGNAGVLLTRVEYLKPGPARNFAIVDAGMNDLMRPALYDAWHDILPVVPGDGPPCTWDIVGPVCESGDFLGRERSLALKAGDLLAIMSAGAYGMSMASNYNSRPRPAEVMVSGQRVFLIRERETVPSLYALEHRLPADGADAG, from the coding sequence GTGAATCCGTTTCAGTACCGGGAGGAGGGGCTCTGCGTGGAAGACGTGCCCCTTGCCCGCATCGCCGCCCAGTACGGCACACCCTGTTACGTCTATTCCCGCGCCGCCCTCGAATCCGCCTGGGAGAGCTTCGAGGATGCCTTCGCCGCCCTGCCCCATCTCATCTGTTACGCCGTCAAGGCCAACCCGAATCTGGCCATCCTCGACCTTCTTGCCCGCCGGGGTGCGGGCTTCGACATCGTTTCCGGGGGTGAACTTCAGCGGCTGCGCGCCGCCGGGGCAGACCCGGCCAAGGTCGTCTTCTCCGGGGTGGGCAAGACGGAAGCGGAAATGCGGCTGGCGCTTTCCTGCGGCATTTTCTGCTTCAACGTGGAATCGGAAGCCGAGCTCGATCGCCTGAATGCCGTGGCGGGGACGATGGGACGGCGGGCGCCGGTGTCCCTGCGGGTCAACCCGGACGTGGACCCGAAAACCCACCCCTACATTTCCACCGGCCTTAGGGAAAACAAATTCGGCATCCCCTACGGGCAGGCCCTCCACCTCTACCGCCGGGCAGCAGGGCTGCCCCATCTGGAGGTGCGGGGCATCGACTGCCACATCGGCTCCCAGATCACCGAACTTGGGCCCTTCCTCGATGCCCTCGACCGCGTGCTGCAACTCGTGGACCAACTGGCGGCGGAAGGCATTCACCCGGAACACCTGGACCTGGGCGGCGGCCTAGGTATCCGCTATCGCGACGAAACGCCGCCCGATCCCCGGGAATACGCGCAGCGTGTGGCCGAACGCCTCGCCGGCCGCCGGCTCAAGCTGCTTCTGGAGCCGGGGCGGGCGCTGGTGGGCAATGCCGGTGTCCTGCTCACCCGGGTGGAGTATCTCAAGCCGGGTCCGGCGCGCAATTTCGCCATCGTCGATGCGGGCATGAACGACCTCATGCGCCCCGCCCTCTATGATGCCTGGCATGACATCCTCCCCGTGGTGCCGGGGGATGGGCCGCCTTGCACTTGGGACATTGTCGGCCCCGTCTGCGAAAGCGGCGACTTCCTGGGGCGGGAGCGCAGCCTCGCCCTCAAGGCCGGCGATCTCCTCGCCATCATGTCGGCAGGGGCTTACGGCATGAGCATGGCGTCCAATTACAACAGCCGCCCCCGGCCCGCCGAGGTCATGGTGAGCGGCCAGCGGGTCTTCCTCATCCGGGAGCGGGAGACCGTCCCTTCACTCTACGCCCTGGAACACCGGCTGCCCGCGGATGGGGCGGATGCCGGTTGA
- a CDS encoding lipoprotein has product MILVLAFALQGCGVKGPLYLPDKPATDSRKSSSQETK; this is encoded by the coding sequence ATGATATTGGTGCTCGCCTTCGCCCTGCAAGGGTGTGGCGTGAAGGGTCCCCTCTATCTGCCGGACAAACCCGCCACCGATTCCCGCAAGTCGTCTTCCCAGGAAACCAAGTGA
- the cyaY gene encoding iron donor protein CyaY produces MTETEFNQLVDETLRRIEAAIEASGADIEYETTAGILTLEFADGSKIVINRQSAHQELWVAARAGGFHYRWQDGAWRNTRDGSELFTGLSEWVSQQAGERVHLA; encoded by the coding sequence ATGACGGAGACGGAATTCAATCAACTGGTGGATGAGACCCTGCGCCGCATCGAGGCGGCAATCGAGGCAAGCGGCGCCGACATCGAATATGAAACCACGGCCGGCATCCTCACCCTGGAATTCGCCGACGGCAGCAAAATCGTCATCAACCGCCAGAGTGCCCATCAGGAGCTGTGGGTGGCGGCCCGCGCCGGGGGCTTTCATTACCGCTGGCAGGATGGGGCCTGGCGCAATACCCGGGATGGCTCCGAGCTCTTTACTGGTCTTTCCGAGTGGGTGAGTCAGCAGGCGGGTGAGAGGGTACACCTCGCCTGA
- a CDS encoding MarR family winged helix-turn-helix transcriptional regulator, whose protein sequence is MRRSAFNLLELTERLGNLIRAEMRRLGAAYKLHPVHLQALSYLRQANRYSNTPQAISEYLGLTKGTVSQSLLLLYRKGLVTRYVDQHDKRVVRLKLSAAGRRLMKEAQLAPVWQSAAANISPARTRTTVLVLQETLRNLQAMHQERTFGVCNTCRHLQRESARIYHCGLTGDRLSVPETRQICRLHVPHA, encoded by the coding sequence ATGCGCCGCAGCGCCTTCAATCTCCTCGAACTCACGGAGCGGCTTGGCAACCTCATCCGCGCCGAGATGCGTCGCCTGGGCGCCGCCTACAAGCTCCATCCCGTCCACCTGCAGGCATTGAGCTATCTGCGCCAGGCCAACCGCTACAGCAACACGCCCCAGGCCATCAGCGAATATCTGGGGCTCACCAAGGGCACCGTGTCCCAGAGCCTGCTGCTCCTCTACCGCAAGGGGCTGGTGACCCGTTACGTGGACCAGCACGACAAGCGGGTGGTGCGCCTCAAGCTCTCGGCGGCAGGCCGCCGGCTGATGAAGGAGGCCCAGCTCGCGCCGGTCTGGCAGAGCGCGGCGGCCAACATCAGCCCCGCCCGCACCCGCACCACGGTGCTGGTTTTGCAGGAGACCTTACGCAATCTGCAGGCCATGCACCAGGAACGCACCTTCGGTGTGTGCAACACCTGCCGTCACCTGCAGCGGGAAAGCGCCCGTATCTACCACTGCGGGCTCACCGGCGACCGTCTTAGCGTGCCGGAAACGCGTCAGATTTGCCGCCTGCACGTGCCCCACGCCTGA
- a CDS encoding trypsin-like peptidase domain-containing protein: protein MSLRSLGTLLWIAVGVLLLFTLWQGGPPWVATPSPDARPRAVTARGDLAADEKATIEIFERAKDSVVYISTRATVMDAWTRNVFTVPRGTGSGFIWDDAGHVITNFHVIEGASEATVRLADGRSFRAALVGASPPHDIAVLRIGVGFKRPPPVPIGTSHDLKVGQKVFAIGNPFGLDWTLTTGIVSALDRSLGTESGRTIDHLIQTDAAINPGNSGGPLLDSAGRLIGINTAIFSPSGAFAGIGFAVPVDTVNRVVPQLIAKGRYIRPALGIAVDEALNARLARLLGVEGVVILQVLPDSPAAQAGLQPARIAPDGSLIPGDVIQAVNGKPVRSVGELFSRLDDHQVGEVVTLRLLRQGKPVEVQVTLMAGS, encoded by the coding sequence ATGTCCTTGCGTAGTCTTGGCACGCTGCTGTGGATCGCCGTGGGCGTGCTGCTCCTCTTCACCCTCTGGCAGGGCGGTCCGCCATGGGTAGCCACCCCCAGTCCCGATGCCAGGCCCCGCGCGGTGACGGCGCGCGGCGACCTCGCCGCGGACGAGAAGGCTACCATCGAGATTTTCGAACGGGCCAAGGACAGCGTGGTGTACATCAGCACCCGCGCCACCGTCATGGATGCCTGGACCCGCAATGTGTTCACCGTGCCGCGGGGTACCGGCTCCGGCTTCATCTGGGATGATGCCGGGCACGTGATCACCAATTTCCATGTCATCGAGGGGGCCTCCGAGGCCACCGTACGGCTCGCCGACGGGCGCAGCTTCCGCGCCGCCCTGGTGGGTGCTTCCCCGCCCCACGACATCGCCGTGCTGCGTATCGGTGTCGGCTTCAAGCGGCCGCCGCCGGTGCCCATTGGCACCAGCCATGACCTGAAGGTGGGGCAGAAGGTGTTTGCCATCGGCAATCCCTTCGGCCTGGACTGGACACTCACCACCGGCATCGTTTCCGCCCTCGACCGTTCCCTGGGGACGGAAAGCGGGCGCACCATCGACCATCTCATCCAGACCGATGCGGCCATCAACCCGGGCAATTCCGGCGGGCCCCTCCTGGATTCGGCGGGCCGCCTGATCGGCATCAACACCGCCATCTTTAGCCCCAGCGGGGCTTTTGCCGGGATTGGTTTTGCCGTGCCGGTGGATACCGTCAACCGGGTGGTGCCCCAGCTCATCGCCAAGGGACGCTACATCCGGCCGGCGCTGGGCATCGCCGTGGATGAAGCGCTCAATGCGCGGCTTGCGCGGCTTCTGGGGGTGGAGGGCGTGGTGATCCTGCAGGTGCTGCCGGACTCCCCCGCCGCCCAGGCGGGACTGCAACCCGCCCGCATCGCGCCGGACGGCAGCCTCATTCCAGGGGATGTGATCCAGGCGGTGAACGGCAAGCCGGTGCGCAGCGTGGGCGAGCTCTTCTCCCGACTCGACGATCACCAGGTGGGCGAGGTGGTCACCCTGCGTCTGCTGCGACAGGGCAAACCGGTGGAGGTGCAGGTCACCCTCATGGCGGGCAGTTGA
- a CDS encoding phosphate-starvation-inducible PsiE family protein, producing the protein MTPRRPRMFQTLRENWAVMSFYERFEEVIALILSAVIAVIVVISMIQLIRLVFTLLWVDAFNPLDHAVFQTVFGAIMTLLIAMEFKHSIIKVALRRDSIIQVKTVVLIGLIALSRKFVILDPEASPGKIAALAGATLALGIVYWLMRERDEAAARATSANAR; encoded by the coding sequence ATGACGCCGCGACGACCCCGCATGTTCCAGACCCTGCGCGAGAACTGGGCGGTGATGAGTTTTTACGAGCGCTTCGAGGAGGTGATCGCCCTCATTCTTTCCGCTGTGATCGCCGTGATCGTGGTCATCTCCATGATCCAGCTCATCCGCCTGGTGTTCACCCTCTTGTGGGTGGATGCCTTCAATCCCTTGGACCACGCCGTTTTCCAGACCGTCTTCGGCGCCATCATGACCTTGCTCATCGCCATGGAATTCAAGCATTCCATCATCAAGGTGGCCTTGCGCCGGGACAGCATCATCCAGGTGAAGACGGTGGTGCTCATCGGTCTCATCGCCCTTTCCCGCAAGTTCGTCATCCTCGACCCCGAGGCGAGCCCAGGCAAGATCGCGGCGCTGGCCGGTGCCACGCTGGCTTTGGGTATCGTCTACTGGCTCATGCGGGAGCGGGACGAGGCCGCGGCGCGGGCTACATCGGCCAACGCGCGCTGA
- the trxC gene encoding thioredoxin TrxC, whose translation MSETLNIVCPHCQAVNRVPGARLSEQPHCGKCHQFLFTGHPVALTTATFAKHIERSDIPVLVDFWAPWCGPCRMMAPQFEQAARLLEPHVRVAKVDTEAEPALAAQFGIRSIPTLALFRGGREVARQAGAMGAQDIVRWVRAHLG comes from the coding sequence GTGAGTGAAACCCTGAACATCGTCTGTCCCCACTGCCAGGCCGTCAACCGTGTGCCCGGCGCCCGCCTGTCCGAGCAGCCCCATTGCGGCAAGTGTCACCAATTCCTTTTCACGGGGCATCCCGTGGCCCTCACCACCGCGACCTTCGCCAAGCACATCGAGCGCAGCGACATCCCGGTGCTGGTGGATTTCTGGGCGCCCTGGTGTGGGCCTTGCCGGATGATGGCCCCCCAGTTCGAACAGGCCGCGCGGCTTCTGGAGCCCCACGTGCGTGTAGCCAAGGTGGATACCGAAGCCGAACCTGCGCTTGCCGCCCAATTTGGCATTCGCAGCATCCCCACCCTGGCCCTCTTCCGCGGCGGGCGGGAAGTGGCGCGACAGGCAGGGGCCATGGGGGCGCAGGACATCGTGCGCTGGGTCAGGGCGCACCTGGGTTGA